The Diadema setosum chromosome 8, eeDiaSeto1, whole genome shotgun sequence genome includes the window caACATTAGCTCTTGGAGGACGATAAAACGTTCCTATTAGAATGGGCTTAGCATTGGTGCATTTGACTTCTATCCACAAAGCCTCCAACTCACATGATTCTAAATCACATCTACGCACATATGTGACACTGTCGGCAATGTACACTCCCACCCCACCTCCTCTTCGGTTTCTATCAATTCTTTCTATCTTGTACCCATCTATATTCAACTCAGAATCCAGAATTGTATTATCCAGATGGGTTTCAGACATTGTAAATATATCAAGAACATGATTCTTAAGCAAATCTTTCAGATAATCTAATTTTGCTGGTAAGCTGCAGATGTTCAGATGTGACACTTTTAATCCTTTCCCATCGATGTGTAATAGCTCACCTGGCTGATTTATATACTCATGAGTCAAATTTATGGGTGATGAAGATAACTGTCCGGTTTTCTTTTTGCCTCgtcttgtcttttttgtttttgcaattcCAAGGGTAGATATTGTTTCCCAAATAGTCAACGGCAGCCTCCGGGACTGTGACACATATTGAGGGGGGCTCAGACTATGAAGAAACGTTGCGTCATAACGAATAATCCTCGAGTTAGGCAGCTGTGATACGTAGGGTGGTGTACCATCCTTTTGGATGACATTTTTCGGTCTCATAGGTGTTTTTTCTCCTTCCGGTCCAGGGTTGGGATCCACATCTCCTGCTTTAAGTAAAAGCTGGAACGTAGACACAGAGTTTGCATAGTATGGGGTCCTTGTAGATGCATATTTCAATCCATCTGTAGATTTCCCATAGCTTCTGTACATGCAGGTACTTCTTGCACACAGCATGCATGGCTCCCTGTAAGCTTGGGTTGATCCAAAGAATAGTAGCAGTGTCAGGGCAATTGTGCAGGCATTAGGGAATTCCATTGCTGAGGCTTGCAACTATTGCCCCGGACAATACATTGAAGAGCACTGTACTTGGTAGCTGAATAGACTTTGTGGTTTCTCAAAAGACCCAAAGGTTGCTCAGTCAAGTAGGTCTCTTAGAAATGGCACCCCAGTCAAGTGTGTAGAGCCATATCATGGGAAAAATATATGGTCAACTTAGTCATATATTTGACCATTTAACAGCTTCAGGACGGTCTTGATGGATCCTGACGCGATACACAACAACTTGGTCATGAACATATACCACAAAAATCCACTGGACAGTACTTAGAAGCAAAAAGAGATGGAGCAGTATGAGGAGCTGCCTAGGcgctcactcactcactcacttaGAGGTAAAGGCAATGTTTATGTAGTAAAGCTATTTCATTTAGAAAATATTATGTAATTGAATAATTAAGAGTTTTACAAGTTGTacaagtgcgtgtgtgtgtgattgacCGAAACCAAAATTATTGCTTGTAACTATATACTGCGTACACGTACAACTGTCCTATATTGGGTGTTTATTGTCTCTTCATGCAACTCTTTGTTAATTCTTTAAcccattaaaggcataatttaccatttgcagatgaaacaaaaacccagcattagtgctttgaaatagttctaaaatgtgagtgagggatagaaacagccactgtaaaaaaattgaatctgtattatcaatgttaagcgttgttaaatacacaaaatgtgaacaatagttataataagaatacttctagactaaactgtctacagttacggtttattgagaaaaatactgatatctccttatatttaggctttattgcgaaaattgtatatatggtaggacgttttgtgatacaacagatctacacatatgcatcaaaggtgatatcttgaaaaatttcaaaatcacttctcccaaaggtaaactggacctttaaggacGGACTGGTTTTGCTATTTAACATTTCCcctttcccatagacacttgctcgaatatactcaggactcgtcctcaacgggttaaacaaaTACAGTGTAACTTTTTCTCTCCACAATTATCAACACATGCAACTCCCAAACAAGTAATGAAATCATATTAAGGAtcgacagttttctttcattatgcattaaaatgttttttttatgGCCAAACAAATAAAGTATATAGTTCTAAACTTAGAATTAGATAAGATTAccttgggacctgaatttttgttttttgtttgtacatAAAAGTGGAGTGATTTGTGTAATAAATACATTGGGACTTTACGTACAGTAGGTGTCCAATGAATATCATCCAACATCAACaacatttgtttgatgaaaGCTATGTAGGATGACTTGGTTAATCGAACTGTAGGGGAGGTTATGGTAACCGAAGCTCCAAGGACTGAACATTGTGTTATCAGTTGGTGATTTGACTTGTCAATGACAGCTTTGCTGTTCAGTCTAAAAACTAGGACACCAAGTTCCGGGTACTGTATATGCTGGGCCAACATTGGATTCGCTTTAATGATCCATGAATtgaatctacatgtacatgtagatctttaaaaacaaaatatattaaaaaaaagctgGTATGACCAGTGCAGGTGGTACTGGTAGAAGGGGGTATATATCaagtagtaggcctatacactatACAGATGCTTTAATTAACAACCAGGTAGAAATCTCACTAACTTTACTATGATGCCACACCAGTTGCAACATTCAAGAGGACGAAATCACAAGATCAAACAATTCCTAATGTAAGAACCCTGGCTCACAAACATCCCTTCTTTCCAGATAGAGAGTCCACCTTACACAAAATGTAGGCCTCTCTGCAAATCCTTGCCCTAGGGCTAGGAGATTGTGGGCTGTGCTACTCTTGAACAAGGTGTACAGCCAACTCTGCTAATAAAGGGACAGGGTTGTTTTTACTTgctttttctttactttttggTTACTTCTTTTGAAACACCATGAGCACTAGCACTGGCCAGccaaaagtacaaaatatttttatacTAGAAGATGGATTGTACTTTAcatgaaggaaaagaagaagaagaaggaagaagaagaggagaaagaagaggaggaggcaGGTTCATCTGACACACAGAGATTTTCATGAGGAGAAGAGGTTCAAAGCATTTATatcaactacaatgtatatcccATGCTTCTAAGCCCTTTTCAATAGGAGGCCCAGTTTGGCTCACACTTTTTTTTCGAGGCCCAATAAGGTTGAATATgagtctttttatttcatttttggccCACATCCCGCCCCACCTGTAAGAGCTGTGTGGACCATCGGTTGAGAAGGGCAGAACTAAAACCACACTCTGAAATGCCCCAGCTTAAAAAATATGCAAGGCTCCTGTATTCATAACTCAATTAAAACTGAGGAGACCCCCAAATTCAGGTCTATGCCTCAGTTTCAGAGCATATAATGTCATGTTCGGCATGTCCTTCTTGTTCCTGGTGCAAAAATAGATACTGGCaatgcttgggggggggggggggggagactgaTGGCTGGGCCTTCCTGAAAAGCCATGCTGGCACTGAACAGGCTACCTGAGGCCCAGTTACAAGAGATCATATTATTAGATTGtcattcattattatcatttcatacAGGGTGACCTCAAGCACTAGTGACTATGAGTGTGCAAAGGGGCAAAAGCTCAAATCAGAGGAAACttccatatactgtatatctcccgccacccccccccccccccaactaaaCCCATAATCTATCattagggattttttttttcagcattacATGAACGCTACGTActgtacatacaaaaaaaataataacaatctGTATCAAGTAAATAATGCCACAAAATCAAacgcatacttgccaactctccCAATAGAATGCAGCCTTCTTAGAGATTCGAACCGACTGCCAATTTTTTAATCTAATCTACAGACATACAAAACACCTTATAAAGTATGAACCAAATCACACAATGtcatattgaaaaacaaacaagtttcACATCATAACAGGTTGAGGGGATATCCCATTGCTTTGCTCTTTTTAACTTTCTCAATATACCACACAGCTCTCTTTCACTTTCAAATGTTGACAAGTATGTGCAGCATCAGAAAGCTCTATAAAACATTGTAAGTTcacttttattttctgtatCCTGAGGAGTTCACTGCACttattgttttgatattttttggtggttttttttttttccaggacaCTCTCATGCTACTTTGTAAATTACTTCCTGTCAACTGTTAACTTGGTTGATAAATTGTACTTCCTTTCCTTTTCAACGAGAGTGAGTATACAATAGTGTAGGTGGGGTGgtattctgttttctttcttttttttccccttttttttggggggggggggtaaaactCAAATAAGAACTTTTTCcctctcttcattttctttagCCTATAAAAAGTTAGCGTACAACTTGTAATCTTTGGTCATTCCTGTCAGCAAAACTATCCTGCTGCCTTGAAAATAATCATACCCTTGGAATATTAAAGGAcaatgagtaggcctacattctgTTAAACTGCtaagattgtttgtttgtttgcttgttttttttttttgggggggggaccaTAAGAGAAGACCACAGGATCAGAACTCAGaagtcattttttgtttcagcTGGATTTAATTCATAAAGTAGtacatttatataattatgatatctcTCAATtgtcatcacacacacacacacacacaaatacgcaTGGAGCTACAGATGGCACTGTAAAATTGCACCACACAATGTCTTGCTTTTCTTTCTTGTCCAATGGCACACCTTTATGATGCACAGACAGAAAAGAATGGTGTCAAGGTGAAGCAGAATTTTGTTGTAATTGATGATGAATAATGTGAGACTGATCATTTTACCTAAGtaaaaaggggggagggagcGCAAGCAAAGGTCGCATCCATCAACTTGCACCACACATTCAACTTTCATAAATCATAGAATTATAAAGAAACAGTATACTAGTATTCCGGGTATCTAAACATACATTTTTCTAATGCAATACTTTGCATaaggttatatatatataggccctacataaaaTGTTGTTTTGTTAAATGTTACACAATATTTAATATTAGGTAACAAGAAAGAAAACTTCGGCAAAAACTTCGACTAAGTtttgtcaagggaaaatgaaaaCCTATTTTTAAATCTACATCCCACCAAATGGTTCCCAAATTCTGTACACAAGTGCAATTTGTACAAGTAGGCTGTTATAGAATCTAGTGTTACTTGAACCTACAATCCATCTTTGCTTCTGAAACTGTCATTTTGATGACCTTATTGAACGGCATTCTGACTGAGAAAGAGGTGAAGAAATTCGACAATGTTGGAAATATCACCTGTACATATGCGTCGTTACTGGGATCAAACGTCGGATTCTGTCTCTTCAACCCGTTGTAGGATATGTGCGGCCAACTGTGGAAAAAATTGGCGAGCCACATCGCCGAGTAATTTTGGGAATAATAATGTTCCACTAATTGCCACATAGTGATATGATAATCTCGTCCGACACACGAAATAACGGAAACTTAAGAGTTAAAAATCCATTAAATCCTTCTGGAAAGACAGTCTGTATACGTCCAAATAGAGCGTAATCACTAGTACAATCCACAGATGATCTGCGAAGGTATAGAAGTAAACGTTCAAGTCCACGGCAGGATTTCTGCCGGTTTGATCTGTACACTACTCGTATACTCCGTCCGCCTGCGTATGCTTCCCGGCCTCCGGTGACCTGCCTGCTGGGCGCTTCAGATACCAACACACCGCTGACGCGACCCGGCGTATGGTGCTGGATggatacgtacacacacacgaaaaGCTCTCGCGCTACATGGTATGAATGAAGAATTGTACAAACCGCTGAACGACTTTACACAACGAATACGCACATCGTGTACCAATCGTATGAATGAAgtgcagtacatgtataatactaCAATGTAGGTATACAAGTAGTATACCCTACAAATCTACCAGTTCAAGGACTACAAGTATACCATGTCATAACACTCTTCCAAAGAGTTCATCATATTTTGTCAGCCACGAGAATTTTGTAAGCATGATGTAAGCATGAATTTCGCGAGTTCCTGCGTTCTCGAAGTCcgataacaacaaaaatatgaagacgcGAAATGTTTATAGTTCTTGCTATCCTCAAATCTCTTTTGACATTTTGGGATATAAGAATATAGAATGATTCATCATGCTCAAAAATAGAGAATATCGCATGTAAAccatttgaacattttttttttacactgccACGTATTCATAGGCCCTATTACTGTAGTACCTGAAAATGTTATCTACTGAAATATATGATCCATGGTGTTGAaattatataggccctatgGAGTCCTTTAGATGGATAAATAAGTATTAAGTTTCCAAtaacagaagagaaaaagagaaaaataaaatgtacccTCTTTATTGGTTGATTTCTGCCTGTTTTGAAGAGACTATATGGGGGATATTAAATGATTTGCTTAGATTCGGCTTGGTTTGAGTTTaatttctttccatttcaaaaaaaaaagttgaaaagatATAGAGACACATATTAGGGCCTAAGAGATGCTAAATGATAATAGTAGAAGAAGAGTAGTGATtaagtaaaaaaataataaaaataaacaaacattccATGGAATCACGTGTGCAATGTGCAATccgtgtttgaaaaaaaaaagataaaaagtaaTATCCTCTTGCTACAATAGCGATTAGGCATGTACGGAACATAATCTTATGCATCTATCTGCCCCCTGTTGttatcttttcatctttcaaTCTCTTTAGCATAATTAGGCCTATAAACTCATTGTGTATTTTATTGTAAACAAGTTAGACTATTATAATTTGATTATTTACACAGGGAAAATTAAAGTGAACTCTTATGATTTTCAACgaattatttatttacttatgaggagaaaaaaaaatctaattctGAGTGGTGCCGAGGATAACGACCGACGATGATTCTTCTGTGGTTCATGATAGTTAAtaatccttggaactttgctTTCGTTTACTGTATCAGCCTTGGAGGGAAGGGGAAAATGCATTCTGGAGTCCGCCAGCTGGCTGGTGCAGGAGCGTGCTTTGGGAGAGATGGGAGATTGTTATTTGTCGCCCTCTCTTGTCtctgacattttatttttcctcggcctctcctccccctcctcctcctcttgctCCTCCTCTTGCTCCTCATCTTCATCCGGACCTAAAGATCTcctcatctctctttctcttaggAGTGGGTACCATGGAGGACAGGTGGTCTCCATGAAGTTCAAGGTATCTCTCAGTAGCTTCCGACCACTATTTATATAAATAGCCCAAGGGGAATACCCAGATTGCGCGCTCCGCCGCGCAAGACGCTTGCACTGAGCGCGCCAAATTGTAAACATCCGTCTCAACCTGAAACCCACGCACACGTGTACAACCGTGATGCTTTCGGATTGATGAGTAGGCCTGTAAAGTGTAATAGCCTACACGAGGGGCCTAAGTATAAAGACAGGTCCGTCGCCATTATGCAGTCTTTTTCTCAGCTTATTACCTCAGCCAAGGAGGGAGGCTATAATTATGATCATCGGCGTTGGTTAGTCAGTTTGCAataaataactcaaaaagtttggagcggattgaaaaaaaaagttgcaggaAAAGTCAAAAAGGACACAAGAAATATACGAATCAATTTCGGTAATGATCCGGGAATTTCTATGGACTCgctttcttatttatttatttttatctttggggcctatttttttttttgtatccttGTCAGCCAATtaaccccggaagtggcaccagaaaatgtGGCAGCAAGGTACTAACTTGATAGGAATTTTCTCTGAATCAAATTATCACAAACTTATAAGATCTAGGTATGGTAGCTAATTATCGATGCGATGAACTCTATAGCCTTTAATTACCTTCAGTAGTTCTAAGGCGTTGACCTATAGTATAATCTATTATCTATGACAGCATGCCACTGGCTAAAAGTTGGGCCTGCATCATTTCTACAAATGTATGCCAAATCAAAGATACACCGTACGTCcgcggtccacgtacgtgtacGTAAAAAGGGCCTGCAGATCGAACATGTCCGCAAAATTATTCATAGGCTTActcctatttttttctctctgttatgccaatttttcataaaatgatatatttgtggTGGCACTCAGGCATCGGTTTGATACCTTACACATTGTCatacttaaagggacattccagacgattttcataatttcacattatatacatgtatacataaatcaacaactccatgtatagatttgtggaatttattgtggttcttgagcagagaaaaaatactttgaaaaaccttaaacaaattacactgaacaaggatgatgacatcggaggttcacatatttcagaaatgtatacagtgtaattccattacaataccgcttgcttgcgagttcacctgtgtataatctatgcatgccttcttcttttgttctgcttccttgagccccaactcatgcatatacttatggtgactctgccatgtcatcatccttgttcattgcaatttgttctaaattttgaaaatattcttattcttcatcccaattatcacaaattctgaaactctgtcctcagtataactaatttatagtttatgaatttgaataatttatagttgttcaaatgtaaaaatctgaaaatcatccggaggtctcctttaaatcatatatttccagtttcatctcatttgtataacaaaagaaatgtaatatttttcaaGGCTCTTCCCGTAGATTTTAGGCACCTATCCCAACTCAGGAATCAGTCATCAATATTGATCCCAAgccatttattttgtttgtaataacaacattcaaTGCACTGGATTTCAGTATGTTCCCACATTCTTACATTTCCCCTAAATATtcactacaaaacaaaacaaaaaagtttttttttttttatatatatctcaAAAAAGTActttaccgattttcataattcaaacgggaatggatagggaattttACTACTCATAACCTGAATGtcatatcattgccaccaggTATCATTATTTGTGtggaaaatgcattttatgtcaaaatacatggaaaattgcactttagtgatttgcattgacttttacacaaataatcaaacaatcactCATGATTCTGAACTTTTAAGCATGATTTATTGCatatttctctatttctttcttttcatgagcataCCAAAGTATTTAATAATTGATATGTCCACCATCTGCTTAAGTGATCAGCTGGTATCTCTTCCTCATACTGGTAACTAAAGTTTGTATATACTTGGCGCTGCTCAATGTTGGCCCATGCTCTCTGCAAAAAGCACATGGCTTcgaccaacattttcatatcGAAATGGCctattgttaaaaaaagtatgcataacatctgtttaatagggaagcacattgtacctgaagaaattcctgagaattGCATATCAATTTAAAAAGGTACTTTTGTGCTAACTTGCATatataggaaatgtacacaatatgCTTCCTAACCTTAAATGCAACTTTtttcccatgcattttgacataaaatacatttttcacaccaataatgatatctggtggcaatgattatgccattcatgttatgaataataaaattccctatccattcccgttgaattatgaaaatcggtaaaatactttttgagatatatccaaaaatgctggggggagggggacttaCTTTTTCGGTTGAGTGTATATTAGGCCTAAGGACAGCCAAAAAGATGGAAATCTTATAAATTagggtcttttttttctattgttatGCAAATCGAGTTACACCCGAATTTATTGGTAACGATAGATGACAACTACTGAGTAAATACATCAGTCATACCGATACGATCGGCCCCCGTAccgaagggaaaaaaaaaaaaaaaacccactaaaaACTAATGATCAAGGGTATTTTTCAGAATGCTGTCAACATACAGTTACTTTCAGTAGTCTAGCGCCACCAGCTTTTCGCAAAGCCAACTTCAGAGAAAACAGCACGCACACCCGCTCTCTCAAGGAAGCAGCGAATTTACCGCGGGAAAATAGGAAATCGGCGCGCCGCCGAGATTGTTCATTCACGATTGAGAGTGCACTCCCCCACGCACTGGCACTGTGTACGAGAACGTCAATACTCGCTATtttattattgtatctataACCTTGATTATCCAGTATTCCAATGTGCATATTCTCGTCATTTCCAAGTGTAGATCTACGTTATGACTGTCTGACACGGGAGTGCCTACTACTTGTCTGAACATTATCTATCCGGTTTTCGATTTCCCAccataataataaataatattaaTAAACATGCCCGGGCAACGATCTATCACGTAAGTAACCAAGTTAAGTAACGTATTGGTAGATCTAACTCAACTGTTTGTAGTTCGACCGTATAGATTTCTATGCCCTACAGACCCTAGACCCTAGTGCATTCATATAAAtttaggcctaacgttatagGTTCTAGTCATGATTAAATTGATATCTAGTTATAGCCTAAATAATTCTCGACTGTTGCTGTTGTAATTAAACTTGAGGTCAGGATTACAACGTATTCAGGTATTGTAGAAGTCTGGTGAGTGCACACCAGTGTAGGAGATGATAGCTCTGCTGCCTCAACATCTGCTCATGAGTCGAGGCATGTCAATTTCATGTTCTTTTCTGTACAACAGCTGGTGCATGCTACTCCTATGTGATGCGGTTGGAATTAGTAATAGTAATAGGGGTAGGCCTCGCCTAGGCCCTTAGTGCAAGTTTAGATGTTGTTCAGTTCagttgtgcttgtttttctacACTTTGCTAATGCTAACGTTAGATTGGTAATCATCTACGTCAAATAAAATGTGTATTACCCTGTAGATTTTTAGAAGATTTCTAAGATTAATTTAGACACTACTTCAATTCATAACAAAGCTAGACTCGTTTGACCCCTCAGCATGCAGCATTCTAACACTAACAGACCTGCCTGCATGTCTATCATTGTCTGATTATCTGGTCTGttttagatctaacgttagatgttcTACAGTCCTTTGGGGTAAccttaactatacacagcccagtcgctgtacgtagcgACAGACCTGTACAGTCGGGACCACTAACCGCGAAGAGAGTTCAACGATCGcattgcgatcgctttgaattttgatactttagatcattttttttgtcacctcaaaacTCATCTAATACAATCTTCAATAATGAGACTCTATACAAGTGTAgcctatatctatatctatggtatcaatattcaaattcatgttatGCAACTTACTGAAATTGATGATTATATCCAGCAAGTCCAAACGGTACACGTCTTTCACGCCGGGCCAATTTGAatacgtgatgtgaatgccctttcaaaaggttgcgctatcgaccgtactgtgtgctacactcaagcagcgcacgcacgcataAGATCTCTCCGCAGCAGACGACGTTGGGTAGTACGCCATACGATATAGGTTCTGTAATACGTTCTCAACGCACACGCCGCGCTCGCTTTGGAGCACTTCCAGTCACGCATGCACATAATTCGCAGAGGTCAAGgcaccattttgaattctgcaacgatgaaccccgatGGTCAGGAATTGCGGCagaaattgtcttttttttttccgcggaCTTATCGCGAGGGCTCTCTATGGACCCGGTGTGGCGAACAAtgcttctgtaatacaagcatgcatttAACGAGAGTAACGTGTACTGTTTTTAGAAGAAacatataaattttcataagttttgtagttttgttgaggttccccactttgaagcTAGGGTATCCTTGTAACAAAGTTTCTCGCCATACAGACACGACACTTACAGATTTCAACATAGTAAAATTATTAGTCTCAATTATACAGCGATTGCTAACTGTAGTGACTAGTGTTAAGTCTTAATTTTAATCATTGCTTTAGGTAACACTCTACAGAGTACAGCCGACCCTACAGACCCTACTACACTCTAGACCAGACAGTATGTCCATAACCCTCGGCTTACTTTACTTAAAgcttctgttttcttcaaaatcaaattgtttctcttcttttgcAGCTCTTTTTTTACGTCACCAAAGCCGAAGCCCCCGGTTGCTGAAAAGACTGTGCCAAAAACTTCACCAAGGTACGGCTACGATATTGTGAAATTCTGTTCATCTCTGCTATGGTATCGTCTGACTGATTAATGCTGGATTGAGTGTGCCaactttttgtctttctttatgATATTTAAACATACCTTAATTGTTTGAATAAATGTTGTTGTGCAATTGTTAATAATGTCATGTATAGATTGTCATATAAATATTATTTGattgcattatttttgtattacaATACCATGTTGATTTTGTGCTCTTTATTCTATAGactgaaaatattgaaaattacaaCTGCTAGTAACATCATTTGCAAAGACTCTGATAAGAATCAAGTTTGATTTGTTCTTGTGAACTGTAAAGTGACTTGAGTTTCCTTGTTTCCTTGCTTTCATTTTGCAATCTCTCCTCTTGAAATTTCTATGACACGGTCAGCAGTAAGTTAGAGAGTTCGCGACCCCCGCTGCAGGCCAGGAATGGGTCGCCGCCATCTGATGCTGACGGAGGAGAGCCGGTGAGGAAGAAAGCCAGGCGGATTCTGGACAGCGACAGCGAGGACGAGAATGACGTCGCCCCTTCCACCTCTCCTTCGTCGAAGAAGACTACGGTCGAAACCAATGGAAAAATTCCGTTGGACGAGAAAGTCAACCCTGAGGTATTTTACCCTTCTAATTCTACCAGCAATCTATCTGCACACAAAATGGTATATTTAGGAGGTATCCATGAAAGTGTACCATATTAACACTTTCTGTGCCATGGGCTTTGGATAGTGTGTATAATGCtttggggttttctgtgccgaatggcactcaaagcacataaAGAATAGGAATGATATGACCAGTTGAAGGTCAGAAAGACGAAACCAAACCCAATTTACACATACCTTGTACTTCTTTACCACTTTTTTagttacagtttttttttatgagac containing:
- the LOC140232191 gene encoding uncharacterized protein; the encoded protein is MPGQRSITSFFTSPKPKPPVAEKTVPKTSPSKLESSRPPLQARNGSPPSDADGGEPVRKKARRILDSDSEDENDVAPSTSPSSKKTTVETNGKIPLDEKVNPEPKVESSKVKEEPTSPQTSQTDNSETEVSPVSKNGMPLRKTERGDRPNGEEDGREDRDEAGKKEREERRGGEGGHGETGGGEG